Below is a genomic region from Ignavibacteria bacterium.
TATATTCACGCGCAACGTTATCAATCGCTTTTGCTTGTTTTCCACTTTTCACTGCATCAATTGAAAACTGCTGAGCATCTTTTACAACCTGATACACGTTCTTTATTTCGCGCGAAATTTTCCCTGTCGAAATTGTGCGCGTCATATCGGAATGATAACCGTTCACCACCGTTCCGAAATCAAGCACGAGCATTTCGCCATGTTTGATTTTCTTGTGCGATGAACGAGCGTGCGGCAATGCTCCTCGCCAACCGCTTGCTACGATTGGTTCAAACGCATCTGTTTCTCCACCGTAAATTTTTTGCAAAAAAGAAATTTCTGCTGCGAGTTTATTTTCCGTCATTCCGATTTCGATGGCAGAAAGAATTTCAGTGAATACATTATCTGTAATTGAAATCGCTTTTTTAAGAGAATCAATTTCCGTTTCATCTTTTATAGAAACAAATTTTTCAAAAACGTTTTCAAGCGGAATAAATTTTGTGTGCGGAAACAGTTCAACGAGTTTTGAGTGTTCGGCGTACGAAAGCGTCTTTTTA
It encodes:
- a CDS encoding aminopeptidase P family protein, with translation MHSQNVDAIFVSFLPQLRYFSNFSGSYGLGIILKNAHRTSHIANLFFSDGRYKEQVKQELNGWKVFITRDNLIEFIKEKKILSGIKNIGFDKKTLSYAEHSKLVELFPHTKFIPLENVFEKFVSIKDETEIDSLKKAISITDNVFTEILSAIEIGMTENKLAAEISFLQKIYGGETDAFEPIVASGWRGALPHARSSHKKIKHGEMLVLDFGTVVNGYHSDMTRTISTGKISREIKNVYQVVKDAQQFSIDAVKSGKQAKAIDNVAREYIRKKGYGKFFNHSLGHGVGLQIHEWPKLSTTSEAVLQTGMAITIEPGIYIPNLCGVRIEDVVVVKNDGCEVLTQSKKELITI